The window AATAATTCTATTTTTTGATCTGTTAATGAATTACATATTTATTTCTATATTCCTCTATGGACCAGAACCCTGTAGACTCATCAGACGATAGCAGAGATATCTCCAGGGGGTTATTCTACCTGGTCCCTTGTCTTCATCTTGTAGATAAATATCGGCAGGTAATGCTTCACATTCAGGGGTCTGGAGGTCATAGAAGCTGACGCTGCTCCTGTGtaacattgtcctccatcccccCGGAGACCTGAGAGAGATGAGAAGAGATATTCATCTGAACATGAAGAATAAAGAAATATCTGATGTAGGTAACATTTCTATAATATTACAGGAGAAAGATTTCTTATAGGTGACTGGAAATGTCTGAGATATTATACAATCTACACAGATCAGACATAACTATAAATAACCTAATATTACATAGATCCTCCTCACACTGTCAAACATCTCTGACCCATCGAGGACCGGactccatagacctgtgatgtgtcATGTGGTatcagcagcagatcctgtaagttgtgaggtgcggcctccatggatgggTCTTATTTCTCCAGAAAATCTCACAGAAGATCAAACAGATTGGGATCTGGGGATTTTAGGGGCTTAGTCACCATTTTAACCTCTTTGTCATGTTCCCCATTACTAAAGAATGTCTACAGTGAGGCCGGGGGCATTATCCTGTTGATAGAGGGCACTGCCATTAGGAGATCCTGCTGCCATGAAGGGCAAAGACTTTATCTACACAATGTTCTAGTAAGGGATAACATGATCCCCTAATATCCACATGATGCCAGGATCCATGGTTTTTAGTACAAAGCATCCCATCACCTTTTTCCATACTGCTTCCTGGTAAAAATTATGTAAAGGAAATCTTAATTTATCAGAAATAGGCGGAAACTTGACAGCATAGGCCCCCAGACTGTCCTGCTGCCTTACACAGTCCCTTACAAAGGAAGCTGCAATGCCCTGAGTGATCTGACTCATTTCTGTAATTTTCCTCCTTGGACAAGTTTTGGTCGATGCCAACCGCTGCATACAAGGAGCACCCAGCAAGATGTTCTGTCcctgatataaatatataaagttaTAGTATAATAGACAATATAAGTTATAACATTTATCCATGGGTCATATATTGGGGTCACTCTAAGTCTTGTGTCTTATGATAAGAGTCATTTCTTCTGGATTTATAACACATTatacctactgcctagatctacaTACAGGAGAACAACAGGACGGAGGTCACAGAGTTCCTTCTCGTAGGATTTCAGGTCAGTCGAGGGTTAAGACTTTTCCTGTTCTGTCTGTTCCTTGTGGTTTATTATCTGATAATATGTGGGAATCTCCTGATCATCACCCTGGTGTCCACCAGCAAGAACctccacaccccaatgtacttctTCATCTCACATCTGTCCATCAGTGACATCTTGTTATCCACAGATATTGTCCCCAATCTTCTCTACATCCTAATGAATAATGGGGGGACTATGACTTTTATTGGTTGTATAGCTCAGCTTTATTTCTTTGCCACCTCAGAAGCATTTGAATGTCTCCTCCTCGCTGTGATGTCTTATGACAGATATGTGGCCATCTGTAATCCTCTCCGTTACTCCTCTATCATGACAAGTGGACATTGTGTTGTACTGACCGTCATCTGTTGGTTGTCTGGATTTTCTGTTACTTTGATTTACACCATAACAACAGCAAAGCTAAACTTCTGTGGACCCAATGTCATTGACCATTTATTTTGTGACTTTATTCCCTTACTAGAACTTTCCTGTTCTAACACTTTCATTGTCCACTTGGAGATGTATGTAATAAGTATCCCAGTTGTCCTCATTCCAACCACCATCATTGTATTGTCTTATACTTATATTGTTCTAACAATCCTAAGGATCCCATCTAATACTGGTAGACAgaaagccttctccacctgtagctccCACCTCATTGTGGTCTCCATATTCTATGGGACTTTGTTCAGTGTTTATGTTATCCCAACAAAAGGACAAACATTGACCATGAGTAAAATCCtctccctgctatatactgtTTTTACTCCATTGGTCAACCCTATTATATACAGTCTGAGAAATGACGACATTAATAAAGCCATACAGAAAACACTTCATAAGTGGGAGATCTGGTAAAGCATCTATAATTTATATGTAGCAAATGCACAAGTAGATTAAATACCAGatcttgcaggaacttttattcAAAaaccttgtattttttttttttaactctgcttGTTAAAGAAACGAGTCAAGCAAGTACAATACA is drawn from Hyla sarda isolate aHylSar1 chromosome 4, aHylSar1.hap1, whole genome shotgun sequence and contains these coding sequences:
- the LOC130367146 gene encoding olfactory receptor 1009-like; its protein translation is MDQNPVDSSDDSRDISRGLFYLVPCLHLVDKYRQIYIQENNRTEVTEFLLVGFQVSRGLRLFLFCLFLVVYYLIICGNLLIITLVSTSKNLHTPMYFFISHLSISDILLSTDIVPNLLYILMNNGGTMTFIGCIAQLYFFATSEAFECLLLAVMSYDRYVAICNPLRYSSIMTSGHCVVLTVICWLSGFSVTLIYTITTAKLNFCGPNVIDHLFCDFIPLLELSCSNTFIVHLEMYVISIPVVLIPTTIIVLSYTYIVLTILRIPSNTGRQKAFSTCSSHLIVVSIFYGTLFSVYVIPTKGQTLTMSKILSLLYTVFTPLVNPIIYSLRNDDINKAIQKTLHKWEIW